The nucleotide sequence TGACATCAGAAACTCGTCGAGATCGTCACATCGAAGTTACGGGTTTCATCACGGTCTTGCACATCAAGCGGTTCTGTAAAGTTGAAACGCAATGGGCCAATCGGCGTTGTCCAGAAAATCGACAGGCCAGCAATTGCGCGGGCTTCGAAATCGTTCAGGATGACGTCCTCGCCAAAGGTTTCGCCCACGTCCCAGACCGAGCCATAGTCAATGAACGCCCCACCTGAAATGCCATATTCGCTGGGCAGACCCAAGGGAAACTCGGTTTCAAGGCGCAGCACGGAAAACGCGTTACCGCCAAGCGCATCATCTGTCGCATCGTCGCGGGGGCCGATCCCTCCCGCGTCGAAACCACGCATCAACCGACTTCCAAGAAAGAAACGGTCCGTTACGCGGCTATTGCCATCCTGATAGCTGAGCAATCCAGCCTCCAAGGTGGCGCGCAGGATCACATCTTCATTGAAGATGCTTGTTTCCGCACCTGCAAGGGCGGTGGTCTTGATAAACTGCGTATCGCCAAAGCCAAACTCCTGGCCGAACCGCAAGACGACGCCGACGTCCGGATTTAACCCGGTGCGGCGGTTATCATAGCTGTAGGTATACCCAAGGGCGTTGGTCCAAACCCCACCCACCTCGGCCTCTTGACGGATCACTTCACTGGCCGAACTCGAAACATCAGACAGGTCAGTGTATTCCAACGCATAGAACAATGATAGACGCCCCAGTTCGCTGACTGGAAAGCTCATCGCGGGGCTAAACCGCAGTGTCTCTGTGTCATAGAGCGCGTTTTCGTTATCTGTCGTATTGTACGACAAACTCAGTGAGCCGCGCAAATCCCGGCCCAGCAATTGAGGTTCCGTAAAGCGAAAACCAAAGCGCCGGTTTGATTCTGCGGTCGAGAGATTGAAGTCGAGTCCCTGACCGCGGCCCTGAAAGTTGCTTTGACTGTAGGATGCCAGCAGGCTTGCACCGGTGTCCGTATTAAAGTTGGCACCGAATGTCAGCGTCCCCGTTGGGCCTTCAACTACATCGACGTCAACGATGCGCTGGTTGGCGGTCGTGCCAGGACGGGTATCGACATTGACGCCCTGAAAAAACCCGAGTGCGCGAATGCGGCGGGCACTTTCCTGAATTTCGCGAGGGTTTAGCGGATCGCCTTCAACGGAGCGGAACTGATTGCGGATCACCCGGTCCAGAGTTGTACCATTACCCT is from Yoonia sp. GPGPB17 and encodes:
- the bamA gene encoding outer membrane protein assembly factor BamA, producing MALCVVVLVAGAANAQNFAFNNFNIEGNQRVADGTILTFGGLQAGAGLSTAELNAAGQNIRESGLFESVDLVPQGGTLLIRVVEYPTINRINIEGNNRLRDAQLLTLVQSQPRRVFTPAQAEADTAAITEAYAQQGRINATVTPRIIRLSENRVDLVFEVVESAITEIERITFIGNRTFSEGRLRRVLETKEAGIFRALVARDTFSPERVAQDREVLTDFYRSRGFIDFVIQNVDVSLTRERDAYLVTYNLREGQQYSIANVTVTSEINGVDPAEFADAARIRTGSTYSPVAVDNDVTRIERLAVQRGIRFVQADARITRNPRDLSLNVNYVLVPGERVFVERIDIEGNGTTLDRVIRNQFRSVEGDPLNPREIQESARRIRALGFFQGVNVDTRPGTTANQRIVDVDVVEGPTGTLTFGANFNTDTGASLLASYSQSNFQGRGQGLDFNLSTAESNRRFGFRFTEPQLLGRDLRGSLSLSYNTTDNENALYDTETLRFSPAMSFPVSELGRLSLFYALEYTDLSDVSSSASEVIRQEAEVGGVWTNALGYTYSYDNRRTGLNPDVGVVLRFGQEFGFGDTQFIKTTALAGAETSIFNEDVILRATLEAGLLSYQDGNSRVTDRFFLGSRLMRGFDAGGIGPRDDATDDALGGNAFSVLRLETEFPLGLPSEYGISGGAFIDYGSVWDVGETFGEDVILNDFEARAIAGLSIFWTTPIGPLRFNFTEPLDVQDRDETRNFDVTISTSF